Genomic DNA from Nonomuraea rubra:
CCGGCGCCGTTGTCCCCGGGAACTTGCTCGATCCGCAGGTCGAGGGACACCTGCATCGAATAGACGAAGCGGCCCATCAGCTCCTCTTCCCAGGAGTGCTTGTATTTTGCAACTACTATTGGGCAGGGCAAAATCCCTGTCAAGGAGGAAGCGTGGAACCACGGTCCGGGTGTCCGGTCAACGCCACCGTCGAGGTGCTCGGAGATCGCTGGTCGCTGCTCGTGCTGCGCGACGTCATCTTCGGCGATCGCCGCTACTTCCGGGCGCTGCTCACCGGGTCGGTCGAGGGCATCGCGTCGAACATCCTCGCCGACCGCCTCGTGCGGCTCGTCGAGGCGGGGCTCCTCACCCGCGGCACCGCCGCGCGGGGGCAGCGCGCCCGCTACAGCCTCACCGAAGCCGGCATCCGGACTCTTCCGATCATCTACGCCCTCGGCGACTGGGGCCTCGACTGGCGCCCGGGCAGCGCCGAG
This window encodes:
- a CDS encoding winged helix-turn-helix transcriptional regulator produces the protein MEPRSGCPVNATVEVLGDRWSLLVLRDVIFGDRRYFRALLTGSVEGIASNILADRLVRLVEAGLLTRGTAARGQRARYSLTEAGIRTLPIIYALGDWGLDWRPGSAELRHRQQLMRDAGPAFLEELMDELRVRHLGAPPKPYDGPSPFERLEAASKDEPGGEAQQPG